From the genome of Loxodonta africana isolate mLoxAfr1 chromosome 4, mLoxAfr1.hap2, whole genome shotgun sequence:
ttccaactcatagcaacactataggacagagtggaactgccccatatggtttcctaggctgtagtctgtATGGGGGCAGATCtttatggagccactggtgggtttgaaccactgacgttttggttaacagtggagcacttaaccattgttccaccagggcttcttttctgTCTCAATAGCTGATAGGCCTAGAAGAAATGAGTTAACATTGAATCTAGAAGGGGATTTAGATaatactaaagaaaaaatttaatgatggaaacatcatttaaaaacagactattttctcatttatcacACATGGTTTAGTATTGGACAGAAATGGACTTTTACAATAATTCTCAAATTTATCATATATCAGAAACAAGATGACTTGTTAAAACAAGAGGGCTTGCTGGGCCCTACCTCACAGAAATTCTGATTCTGCAAGTCTGGGGTGGGGCTTGAGAGTTTACATTTCTGACAAGTGGTATCCCTAGTCTGGGCACCacgttttgagaaccactggactaAGATGTTGCTTATGATTCTTTGATGGTTTCTGAATCCCCCTGCTTACTACATCTCTCAACCTTTTAGAAACATATTGTACTGGGTGAATACTTAAGAACCTCTGCTTGAGTTGGCTGCTCCATGTTTTCAAACAACTGTACTGGTACTGTTTCTTTCTAAAGAGATTTTGTTTTGGGGGCAGCTGGTAGAGTGTGTGAGCTCCTCACTGAAGGCTGCTTCCAGAATGCCCTGCATGGACTGCCTTGCTTTCTTCCTAAAATCTTTCCCCAGGAGGGCATAGAGGAAGGGATTGAAGCAGCTATTTGCAGATGCTAGTGCAATGGACACATGGTCCCAGGACAACAAAGCTTCCCCAAAGGGAGTTTCTAGATCAATAAACAATGATAGGACACCAACTACATGGTATGGAGTCCAGCAGACAAGAAAGACAACGACCACCACCATGGCCACTCGCAAAGTTTTGCGCCGAGACTTGGAGAAGCGTCCCTGTCGCATTCGGAAGATAATAAGGGTATAGCAGACCACcatgataataaaaggcaacagGAAACCCACTACTAGCCTAGTGATGGTTATCGCTACCAGGGGTGTTGGCACTTGATTGTCGTTTATGAATTGGCTTGAATTACCACTGTGGTAATCATAGTAATCATATGTGTATAAGGAATTGCTAGAAGCACTGGGGAAAAGGCCTAAATCAGTAGAGAGAAAATTAGAGTAATCCAATGAGTCAGTCCTTCGATCTTCACTGGGAAACCCACGCACATCACTGGGAATTCTAGGTAAGACCACATCAGCAgatttatataaattataataGGTATACTGACTGGATAATCTAGATAAATTCCTAGGGAGTGAATCTCCAGAAGGTCTTTGGAATGTTTGAGCATGGAGGTCAGTGGAAGTCGTCAATGGATTCATTGCGGGGACTGTCCAAGGATGATCATTTGTTGGGAAAGAGGAAGAATCTAACCTATCATCTGTTTCCCCAGGCAGCGGAACAATGGAGTCATTAAGAGTTCCGTTTTCCAGTAGATCAAAGGCCAAATCTGAATAATCTAATGAGCTGTAGACACCAAAATTGTAGCCACACATATTATGGTTGTCTACAGTGAACATTTCACGGTATAAGAACACAGGTATACACATTGCAAAAGCTACCACCCAGATACATCCACAGATGGCAAAGGCTGTCCTCACATTGCGGTGATTCTGGCACCAGATTGGC
Proteins encoded in this window:
- the C3AR1 gene encoding C3a anaphylatoxin chemotactic receptor isoform X2, with translation MESSSAETNSTDLLSQPSDEPQVILSVVILGLTFLLGLPGNGLVLWVAGLKMQRTVNTVWFLHLTAADLLCCLSLPFSLAHLALQGHWPYGWLLCKLIPSIIILNMFASVFLLTAISLDRCLLVLKPIWCQNHRNVRTAFAICGCIWVVAFAMCIPVFLYREMFTVDNHNMCGYNFGVYSSLDYSDLAFDLLENGTLNDSIVPLPGETDDRLDSSSFPTNDHPWTVPAMNPLTTSTDLHAQTFQRPSGDSLPRNLSRLSSQYTYYNLYKSADVVLPRIPSDVRGFPSEDRRTDSLDYSNFLSTDLGLFPSASSNSLYTYDYYDYHSGNSSQFINDNQVPTPLVAITITRLVVGFLLPFIIMVVCYTLIIFRMRQGRFSKSRRKTLRVAMVVVVVFLVCWTPYHVVGVLSLFIDLETPFGEALLSWDHVSIALASANSCFNPFLYALLGKDFRKKARQSMQGILEAAFSEELTHSTSCPQNKISLERNSTSTVV
- the C3AR1 gene encoding C3a anaphylatoxin chemotactic receptor isoform X1, whose translation is MLTMSRETTISPTVFSPKNGTKESELRSLAMESSSAETNSTDLLSQPSDEPQVILSVVILGLTFLLGLPGNGLVLWVAGLKMQRTVNTVWFLHLTAADLLCCLSLPFSLAHLALQGHWPYGWLLCKLIPSIIILNMFASVFLLTAISLDRCLLVLKPIWCQNHRNVRTAFAICGCIWVVAFAMCIPVFLYREMFTVDNHNMCGYNFGVYSSLDYSDLAFDLLENGTLNDSIVPLPGETDDRLDSSSFPTNDHPWTVPAMNPLTTSTDLHAQTFQRPSGDSLPRNLSRLSSQYTYYNLYKSADVVLPRIPSDVRGFPSEDRRTDSLDYSNFLSTDLGLFPSASSNSLYTYDYYDYHSGNSSQFINDNQVPTPLVAITITRLVVGFLLPFIIMVVCYTLIIFRMRQGRFSKSRRKTLRVAMVVVVVFLVCWTPYHVVGVLSLFIDLETPFGEALLSWDHVSIALASANSCFNPFLYALLGKDFRKKARQSMQGILEAAFSEELTHSTSCPQNKISLERNSTSTVV